One part of the Augochlora pura isolate Apur16 chromosome 3, APUR_v2.2.1, whole genome shotgun sequence genome encodes these proteins:
- the Eif3d1 gene encoding eukaryotic translation initiation factor 3 subunit d1 — translation MTDDVVILDDPVQKEEEVAHFQAPAIQHNPNGWGPCELPDQFKEIPYQPFSKGDRLGKISDWTTPAFQDKKFPNKYTSQFGSGSQYAYYHDEDETTFHLVDTTRVQKPPYQRGGRFRHNQRNLRGRGGQRGALSQMQQLSKLKLRERERKGQTKRWGRQQGLRNHKNQPPIKIRDASVTVRPDWVTIEEMDFPRLAKLSLPGVKDGEDILCCGSLEYYDKTYDRVNVKSEKPLQRIDRIFHTVTTTDDPVIRKLSKTEGNVYATDAILATIMCCTRSNYSWDIVIEKIGDKLFFDKRDSTEFDLLTVNETSVEPPQDDGNSLNSPRNLALEATFINHNFSQQVLKSSEPRYKFDEGNPFISEEEEGDVASVAYRYRKWDLNNEIVLISRCEHDAVMQGPNNETQFLTIKALNEWDSKLANGVEWRQKLDTQRGAVLANELRNNACKLAKWTVQALLAGSDQLKFGYVSRAMVRDSSKHVILGTQQYKPNEFATQINLNMDNAWGILRCIIDICMKQKDGKYLIMKDPNKPMIRLYDIPDNTFESEGEEDEDDDEPVNDAFQS, via the exons ATGACGGACGACGTGGTGATTCTAGACGATCCTGTccagaaggaagaagaagttGCTCATTTTCAAGCACCTGCAATTCAGCATAACCCTAACGGATGGGGTCCTTGTGAATTACCTGATCAATTCAAGGAAATACCTTATCAACCATTTTCGAAAGGCGACAGATTGGGCAAG ATATCGGACTGGACAACTCCAGCTTTTCAAGATAAGAAGTTTCCTA acAAATATACATCACAATTTGGCTCAGGTAGCCAATATGCATACTATCATGATGAAGATGAAACAACATTCCATTTGGTTGATACAACTCGTGTACAGAAACCACCATATCAACGTGGTGGACGGTTCCGACACAATCAAAGGAATTTGCGTGGCCGTGGCGGACAACGAGGTGCCTTGAGCCAGATGCAACAACTTAGTAAACTGAAACTCCGTGAACGAGAACGTAAAGGCCAAACGAAACGATGGGGCAGACAGCAAGGATTGCGTAATCATAAGAATCAACCCCCAATTAAAATTCGTGATGCCTCTGTTACTGTAAGACCAGACTGGGTTACTATTGAAGAAATGGACTTCCCTCGTTTGGCAAAATTATCTTTACCTGGTGTAAAGGATGGCGAAGATATTCTGTGTTGTGGCTCCCTTGAATATTATGACAAAACTTATGATAGAGTAAATGTTAAAAGCGAAAAACCATTGCAAAGAATTGATAGAATTTTCCATACAGTTACAACTACTGATGATCCAGTTATTCGAAAACTCTCAAAGACAGAGGGAAACGTTTATGCTACAGATGCAATTTTAGCAACAATCATGTGCTGCACTCGAAGCAACTACTCTTGGGATATTGTGATTGAAAAGATTGGAGATAAACTGTTTTTTGATAAACGCGACAGTACTGAATTCGATTTACTGACTGTAAACGAAACCAGTGTCGAACCCCCCCAAGATGAtggaaattctttaaattctccTAGGAACCTAGCGTTAGAGGCCACATTTATCAACCATAATTTCTCACAGCAAGTATTAAAATCCAGTGAACCTCGATATAAATTCGATGAAGGAAATCCATTTATTtcggaagaggaagagggtGATGTTGCGAGTGTTGCATATCGATACAGGAAATGggatttaaataatgaaattgttctcaTTTCAAGATGTGAACACGATGCAGTTATGCAAGGACCTAATAATGAAACTCAGTTCTTAACTATTAAAGCATTGAATGAATGGGATTCAAAATTAGCTAATGGCGTAGAATGGAGACAAAAGCTGGACACTCAGCGTGGTGCTGTTCTGGCAAATGAATTACGTAATAATGCATGTAAGTTAGCAAAATGGACTGTTCAAGCATTATTAGCTGGCTCTGATCAACTGAAGTTTGGATATGTATCAAGAGCAATGGTTAGAGATTCCAGTAAACATGTTATCCTTGGTACACAGCAATATAAACCAAATGAATTTGCAACACAAATCAATCTTAATATGGATAATGCTTGGGGTATTTTGAGATGTATTATTGACATTTGTATGAAGCAAAAGGATGGAAAATATCTTATTATGAAAGATCCTAATAAGCCTATGATAAGATTATATGATATACCAGATAATACATTTGAGAgtgaaggagaagaagacgaagatgACGATGAACCTGTTAACGACGCTTTTCAAAGTTAA
- the LOC144478620 gene encoding B-cell receptor-associated protein 31, whose amino-acid sequence MSLQWTLIAGFLYAEIIFVLLLVLPVASPTRWNRLFKSRFLKNITGKATIYFVVLLILLVLVLLDSIREMRKYTTATEHLGERAHLDAEMQGNMKLFRAQRNFHLSGFALFLVLVIRRLVVLISTQATLLASSAAAMRQAESATTTAKSLLSQKTIGESAQNDSNEACDKAVSELRSQLKELQDKNQELERQIEKEQKDKMAIKSQAESLAKEYERLCDEHATISASDGDKKKD is encoded by the exons ATGAGTTTACAGTGGACGCTGATTGCTGGTTTTCTCTatgctgaaattatttttgtgttattattagttttgCCAGTAGCATCACCTACTAGATGGAATAGACTTTTCAAatcaagatttttaaaaaatataactggcAAGGCAACAATCTATTTTGTAGTTCTTCTCATTCTATTAGTCTTAGTGTTATTAGATTCTATAAgagaaatgagaaaatataCCACAGCTACAGAACATTTAGGAGAACGTGCTCACTTAGATGCTGAAATGCAAG GTAACATGAAATTGTTCAGAGcacaaagaaattttcatttatcagGCTTTGCACTGTTCTTAGTCCTAGTTATACGCCGTCTTGTCGTATTAATTTCTACTCAGGCAACGTTGTTAGCATCCAGTGCAGCAGCTATGCGACAAGCAGAGTctgcaacaacaacagcaaaaAGTTTATTATCGCAAAAGACAATTGGAGAAAGTGCACAAAATGATTCAAATGAAGCATGTGACAAAGCTGTATCTGAATTAAGAAGTCAGCTTAAAGAATTGCAAGACAAAAATCAAGAATTAGAAAGACAGATTGAGAAGGAACAAAAAGATAAAATGGCTATAAAGTCACAAGCTGAATCCCTTGCTAAAGAATATGAACGTTTATGTGATGAACATGCCACAATATCTGCATCAGATGGTGATAAGAAAaaggattaa